The following are from one region of the Ananas comosus cultivar F153 linkage group 20, ASM154086v1, whole genome shotgun sequence genome:
- the LOC109725665 gene encoding FRIGIDA-like protein 3 — protein sequence MDATQSVATLIDSTTSKIQQLQYAIAQLESHSAVSLNVKWKQLEEHFHGLEKSLKERFNELEDQEKEYANEVTETEEMLENREAVVVAKELASLDRLQIKRDAALSEIFDKYKSNGVVDASSKENPDANSSKTDLVDGKNTENCNTDISPNSVLMSLCEKMDAEGLHKYISDNRKNLASIREEIPLALKGARDPFALVLNSLKDFYSGEILGLDGKKDGSLLGLRRTCLMLMESLGSLFDTSMAALNIKEQAKAIALEWKPKLDTLDIDASSGNSLEAHAFLQLLATFGLSSEFDEEEIFKLIPCVSRRRQIAELCRSLGISHKMQGVIEVLVNTGRQIDAINLAYAFGLTEQFAPVPLLKSYLKEARKTPHAKAGNMSPGAQNETNERELSALKSVLKSIEDHNLADQYPPEPLQKRVAQLEKAKADKRRAVEAAKPQSKRARASGTVHNPRAPNNFPNNFPDKSFYPTTPERYPYPYNRQYVYPIEPHHPTMMSSAPYALSPSHTTYYGNGYPVQYQPAYLH from the exons ATGGATGCTACTCAATCAGTTGCCACACTGATTGATTCAACCACCTCAAAGATACAACAGCTTCAGTATGCAATTGCTCAACTTGAAAGTCATAGCGCTGTATCTCTGAATGTGAAATGGAAACAGCTTGAAGAGCATTTTCATGGTCTTGAGAAATCATTAAAAGAAAGATTTAACGAGTTGGAAGATCAGGAAAAGGAGTATGCAAATGAAGTCACAGAGACTGAGGAGATGTTGGAGAACCGTGAAGCCGTGGTAGTTGCTAAGGAGCTTGCTTCATTGGATCGGCTTCAAATAAAAAGAGATGCCGCACTATCTGAGATATTTGACAAGTACAAAAGCAATGGTGTGGTTGATGCTTCTTCTAAAGAAAACCCAGATGCTAACTCATCCAAAACTGACTTGGTAGATGGCAAAAATACTGAAAATTGCAATACAGACATAAGCCCTAACTCAGTACTGATGTCTCTGTGTGAGAAAATGGATGCCGAAGGACTTCACAAATATATATCAGACAACCGCAAGAACTTGGCATCCATTCGTGAAGAAATTCCTCTGGCTCTCAAAGGTGCACGTGACCCTTTTGCCCTTGTGCTGAACTCGTTGAAGGACTTCTACTCTGGAGAAATATTAGGGTTAGACGGAAAGAAAGATGGTAGCCTTCTGGGTTTACGTAGAACTTGTCTCATGTTAATGGAGTCCCTTGGCTCACTCTTTGATACTTCAATGGCTGCATTAAATATTAAAGAGCAAGCTAAGGCGATTGCTTTAGAGTGGAAGCCAAAGTTAGATACTCTTGACATTGATGCTAGTAGTGGAAATTCGCTAGAAGCGCATGCATTTCTCCAACTTTTAGCTACTTTTGGACTTTCATCTGAGTTTGATGAAGAGGAAATATTCAAATTGATCCCATGTGTTAGCAGGCGTCGTCAAATAGCGGAGCTATGTCGATCACTTGGGATATCACATAAGATGCAAG gTGTGATAGAAGTTCTGGTGAATACTGGGAGGCAAATAGATGCCATTAATCTGGCATATGCATTTGGATTGACAGAGCAATTCGCACCCGTGCCTTTGCTGAAATCGTATTTGAAAGAGGCGAGGAAGACGCCACATGCCAAAGCTGGAAACATGTCCCCTGGGGCTCAG AATGAGACGAACGAACGCGAGCTATCCGCGCTAAAATCTGTGCTCAAGTCCATCGAGGACCACAATCTCGCAGACCAATACCCGCCCGAACCGCTTCAGAAACGAGTCGCCCAGCTGGAGAAAGCCAAAGCAGACAAAAGAAGAGCCGTCGAAGCCGCGAAGCCGCAATCCAAGCGGGCCCGCGCCAGCGGCACCGTCCACAACCCCCGCGCGCCGAACAACTTCCCGAACAACTTCCCCGACAAAAGCTTCTATCCGACCACCCCTGAACGGTACCCATACCCTTACAATAGGCAATATGTGTACCCGATCGAACCCCATCATCCGACTATGATGAGTTCCGCTCCGTACGCTCTCTCTCCTAGCCACACTACTTATTACGGAAATGGGTACCCGGTTCAGTATCAACCTGCTTATTTACActaa
- the LOC109726029 gene encoding LOB domain-containing protein 6-like, with product MANEAAANSALAGGVAAAAGRPAIVHPCTACRQLRRGCRPGCVFAPCFPPSQPNRFAIVRRVYGVGNVQRLLEELPPERRPAATDSLAYEASMQLRDRVFGAAGVVSLYEHRLHSLQLELLCARAELSTYECSNRNDANRVPQITNQKFSKVCGGRGGGWGDGWYEAMRVEGCVSEAKIAERLAAATDAAVVSIRPVEDRIAATMTATAVAKSSNQIEDAANNQII from the coding sequence ATGGCGAATGAGGCCGCCGCCAACTCAGCATTAGCAGGTGGCGTCGCCGCGGCTGCTGGCCGGCCGGCCATCGTCCATCCGTGCACTGCTTGCAGGCAGCTGCGCAGGGGGTGCCGTCCGGGCTGCGTGTTCGCGCCGTGCTTCCCGCCGAGCCAGCCGAACCGCTTCGCGATCGTCCGACGCGTCTATGGCGTCGGCAACGTCCAAAGGCTCCTCGAGGAGCTCCCACCGGAGCGCCGGCCTGCGGCCACCGACTCGCTCGCCTACGAGGCCTCCATGCAGCTCCGCGACCGCGTGTTCGGGGCCGCGGGGGTCGTCTCGCTCTACGAACACCGCCTTCACAGCCTGCAGCTAGAGCTCTTATGCGCCAGAGCTGAGCTATCAACATATGAGTGTTCGAATCGCAACGACGCAAATAGAGTGCCCCAGATAACAAATCAAAAGTTTTCTAAAGTTTGCGGTGGCCGCGGAGGTGGTTGGGGTGATGGGTGGTATGAAGCTATGAGGGTTGAGGGTTGTGTGAGTGAGGCCAAAATCGCGGAGAGGTTAGCGGCAGCGACCGACGCGGCCGTCGTGAGTATCAGGCCGGTGGAGGATCGAATAGCGGCGACAATGACGGCGACAGCGGTGGCGAAGAGCTCAAATCAGATTGAGGATGCagcaaataatcaaataatataa